A genomic region of Pseudomonas abietaniphila contains the following coding sequences:
- a CDS encoding YbaB/EbfC family nucleoid-associated protein, translating into MMKGGMAGLMKQAQQMQEKMAKMQEELANAEVTGQSGAGLVSVVMTGRHDVKRVSLDDSLMQEDKEILEDLIAAAVNDAVRKIEAASQEKTASMTAGMQLPPGMKLPF; encoded by the coding sequence ATGATGAAAGGTGGCATGGCTGGCCTGATGAAGCAGGCCCAGCAGATGCAGGAAAAAATGGCCAAGATGCAGGAAGAACTGGCCAATGCCGAAGTGACCGGCCAATCGGGCGCTGGCCTGGTGAGCGTGGTGATGACCGGTCGTCACGACGTCAAGCGCGTCAGCCTGGACGACAGCCTGATGCAGGAAGACAAGGAAATCCTTGAAGACCTGATCGCCGCCGCCGTCAACGACGCCGTGCGCAAGATCGAAGCGGCCAGCCAGGAAAAAACCGCCAGCATGACCGCTGGCATGCAACTGCCGCCAGGCATGAAGCTGCCGTTCTGA